Proteins from one Pseudomonadota bacterium genomic window:
- the metG gene encoding methionine--tRNA ligase subunit beta, whose protein sequence is MKKRSKNMDNITFDDFQKMDLRVAEIKACEDVEGADRLYKITIDMGDERTIVAGIKLYYTKEELVGKKIAVVANLEPRKLRGIISHGMLLAASNEDKSSVVLLTLDKDMINGARIS, encoded by the coding sequence ATTAAAAAAAGGAGTAAAAACATGGACAATATAACTTTTGATGATTTTCAAAAGATGGATCTGAGAGTAGCAGAAATTAAAGCCTGCGAAGACGTTGAAGGTGCGGACAGGCTTTATAAGATTACCATAGATATGGGGGATGAACGAACCATAGTTGCAGGCATTAAGTTGTATTATACAAAAGAAGAGTTGGTAGGAAAGAAGATAGCAGTCGTTGCAAATCTGGAACCTCGTAAATTGAGAGGTATTATTTCTCATGGTATGCTCCTTGCGGCATCAAATGAGGACAAATCATCCGTAGTCCTTTTGACATTGGATAAAGATATGATAAACGGTGCCAGAATATCGTAA
- a CDS encoding fumarylacetoacetate hydrolase family protein — MILFHPSKIIAIGLNYYDHAEELKMSIPKYPLIFMKPPTAVIQNGEAIVYPPQSREVHYEGELALIIEGKTRNVSIQDAPRHIAGYTCANDVTARDLQREDGQWTRAKSFDTFCPLGPGIVSNVDPTNLDICTRVNGVERQRSNTKKMIFNVFELVSFVSGIMTLLPGDVIITGTPPGVGSIEAGDIVEVEIEGIGILRNTIIRRE; from the coding sequence ATGATTTTGTTTCATCCGTCAAAAATTATAGCTATCGGACTTAATTATTATGATCATGCAGAGGAACTGAAGATGTCTATCCCGAAATACCCTTTAATATTTATGAAGCCTCCGACTGCTGTGATTCAGAACGGGGAGGCAATTGTTTATCCCCCGCAAAGCAGGGAAGTCCACTACGAGGGTGAACTTGCATTGATCATAGAAGGTAAAACAAGAAACGTCTCCATCCAGGATGCCCCCCGCCATATTGCAGGTTATACCTGCGCCAACGATGTTACTGCAAGGGATTTGCAGAGGGAGGACGGCCAGTGGACACGTGCAAAATCGTTCGATACATTCTGCCCTCTTGGTCCTGGAATAGTTTCAAATGTGGACCCAACTAACCTGGACATCTGCACCAGGGTTAACGGCGTCGAAAGGCAGCGCTCAAATACAAAAAAAATGATCTTTAATGTCTTTGAACTTGTTTCCTTTGTATCAGGAATTATGACATTGCTGCCGGGTGATGTTATAATTACAGGGACACCTCCGGGAGTTGGATCAATCGAAGCAGGGGATATAGTGGAAGTTGAAATAGAGGGAATCGGGATTCTGAGGAACACAATTATCCGAAGAGAGTGA
- a CDS encoding Na/Pi cotransporter family protein has protein sequence MINSLFIFVTGLSFFLFGMIKLSSLMQQLFSVRMREYIKVSVRKPIYGVCMGILTTVLFQSSSATTLLTIGIVSAGLISFYNSLGIILGADIGTTLTAQLVVWNVTSVAPVIIFFGGMFLLFGKEKLKQTGEGLIYFGLIFFGLSLTGDATLPLKNSKAFIDFFYETKNPLIGVGIGIVFTSIVHASAIPISILIIMSQQGLVSIENAIPIVLGANIGTTVTALMGSIAGNINGKRSAVSHLLFKCISVFVCLFLLPVFIIFLKHFSSSTAQQIAVGHFTFNFFTVAIFIFILKPFSALIEKIIPGTDGTLPLWPEFLDTKYLTSAKDALFCVKKELIREIMLTRRMLEESICLLTKFSETKKRDIMYIEMVVDNLQAETTQYLWNISCGQLSQALTKKLFAFSTIVYEIERVGDRSTNIVELAESKRARKAIFSDAALEELEQIEKLIMENLEDTSFLLEKRDEGIIRAILDRNDKVDFSVKKATEQHLERFYQKVCRAEAGPIFVDILLNLERISYHCKIIAERMVGLEKET, from the coding sequence ATGATCAACAGCCTTTTTATATTTGTTACCGGCTTATCCTTTTTCCTCTTCGGGATGATAAAGCTGAGTTCACTGATGCAGCAGCTTTTCAGCGTTAGAATGAGGGAATACATAAAGGTATCTGTCAGAAAACCTATATACGGCGTATGTATGGGTATATTGACGACGGTCCTTTTCCAGAGTAGTTCGGCTACCACCCTGCTTACTATAGGAATCGTAAGCGCGGGTTTAATCAGTTTCTATAATTCTCTTGGTATAATCCTCGGCGCCGATATCGGAACAACCCTTACAGCACAGCTTGTTGTTTGGAATGTAACCTCTGTGGCACCTGTCATAATTTTTTTTGGCGGAATGTTTTTACTTTTCGGGAAAGAAAAACTGAAACAGACAGGAGAGGGACTCATTTATTTCGGTCTTATTTTTTTCGGATTGAGTTTAACCGGAGATGCAACATTACCCCTTAAAAACAGCAAAGCATTTATCGATTTTTTTTATGAAACAAAAAACCCGCTGATCGGGGTTGGAATCGGCATCGTTTTTACCAGTATTGTTCATGCCTCAGCAATCCCTATCAGTATTCTGATTATTATGAGTCAGCAAGGATTGGTGAGTATTGAAAATGCAATACCAATCGTGCTTGGAGCAAATATCGGTACAACCGTGACAGCCCTCATGGGTTCTATTGCCGGCAATATTAACGGCAAAAGAAGCGCTGTTTCACACCTTTTATTTAAGTGTATCAGTGTTTTTGTTTGCCTGTTTTTGTTACCGGTTTTTATTATCTTCTTAAAGCATTTTTCTTCCAGTACTGCCCAGCAGATCGCCGTCGGCCACTTTACTTTTAATTTTTTTACTGTTGCAATTTTCATCTTTATCCTTAAACCATTTTCTGCTCTCATTGAGAAGATTATCCCGGGAACAGACGGTACATTGCCCCTCTGGCCGGAGTTTCTTGACACGAAATATCTGACCAGTGCAAAGGATGCGCTTTTTTGCGTGAAAAAGGAATTGATAAGAGAAATTATGCTTACCAGAAGGATGCTGGAAGAAAGTATATGCTTGTTAACAAAATTCAGCGAAACGAAAAAAAGGGATATTATGTATATCGAAATGGTTGTTGACAATCTGCAGGCAGAAACAACACAGTATTTATGGAATATTTCATGCGGGCAGCTATCGCAGGCATTAACGAAAAAACTTTTTGCCTTTTCAACGATTGTGTATGAAATTGAAAGGGTAGGCGACCGTTCAACAAACATCGTTGAGCTTGCCGAATCAAAACGCGCGCGTAAAGCGATATTTTCTGATGCGGCATTGGAAGAGCTCGAACAGATAGAAAAACTGATTATGGAGAATCTTGAGGATACATCATTTTTACTTGAAAAAAGGGACGAAGGAATTATAAGAGCAATCCTTGATAGAAACGATAAGGTTGACTTTTCTGTTAAAAAAGCAACAGAACAACACTTGGAGAGATTTTATCAAAAAGTTTGTCGAGCAGAGGCCGGACCAATTTTTGTCGATATATTATTAAACCTTGAAAGGATATCCTATCACTGTAAGATTATAGCGGAACGAATGGTTGGATTGGAGAAAGAAACATAA
- a CDS encoding methylated-DNA--[protein]-cysteine S-methyltransferase, protein MDLIRYAVFDSSLGNIVLISKNGRIIELDIKNDDVYKIRKSLTARYPDGIESSESFHNLCKLLDRYLKGERIDFDVEVDISHLGEFTRKVLEELRKIPYGEVASYSRIGKILGYKNAGRAVGQAVSRNPVPIVIPCHRVIREDGSIGGFSMGVKIKEKLLAKEGTRYSPNKKR, encoded by the coding sequence TTGGATTTGATACGTTATGCAGTTTTTGATTCATCTTTGGGCAATATTGTGCTTATTTCTAAAAATGGTCGGATAATCGAGCTTGATATAAAAAACGATGATGTTTACAAGATAAGAAAATCCCTCACAGCACGCTATCCTGATGGCATTGAATCTTCCGAATCATTTCATAATCTATGCAAACTCCTTGACAGATACCTGAAAGGAGAGCGGATTGATTTTGATGTTGAAGTTGATATCTCCCACCTTGGTGAATTTACCAGAAAAGTGCTGGAAGAATTGAGGAAGATTCCATACGGGGAAGTTGCAAGCTATAGCCGCATAGGCAAAATACTGGGCTACAAAAATGCCGGCCGTGCCGTAGGTCAGGCAGTGAGTAGAAACCCTGTCCCGATTGTTATACCATGCCACAGGGTTATCCGTGAAGATGGTTCCATCGGAGGGTTCTCCATGGGTGTGAAGATAAAAGAAAAGCTCCTTGCCAAAGAGGGGACAAGATATTCCCCAAACAAAAAACGCTGA